The DNA region ACAGCGCTTTTACCCGCGCCGCCGGAACCGACGGACAATGAGCGAACCGACGGCGACGACACGGCGTCCGGCGGCGGTGTGGCAGCCGACGACGCGACGACGGCCGGCGACCGAACGGAGGACGCGCTGATGCGCGAGGCACACCCCATCGAACGCGAGGTCGGCATGGAGTACTACGTGAGCGACGCCGACGGTATCGGAGGCGAGCTCCGCGTCGCTCCCGAGGATTTCCGCGTCCGCGAACTGGAGGCGTTCGACGCCGCGCCCGTCGACGCCGACCCCGGCGCGTACGCGAACCTCGTCGTCCGCGCGACGCTGCGCGGGTGGGACACCAACGACTTCGCCGTCCGCCTCTCCGACGCGCTCGGCATCAGCCGCGAGCGCATCTCGTGGGCCGGGACGAAGGACAAACACGCGATTACGACTCAGCTGTTCACAGTTCGCGGCGGCGACCCCGACGACCTACCGGAGGTGCGCGACGCCGACGTGGAGGTCGTCGGCCGTGCGGGTCGTGACATCTCCTTCGGCGATTTGGCGGGCAACGCGTTCGGCATCCGCGTTCGCGACGCCCAAAACCCGGAGAGCGTCGGCGAGATAACCGAGCAGCTGCGCGAGTTCGGCGGCGTCGAGAGTAACGACGGCGACGATTCGAACGACGACGCGCCCGTCGTCGGCGTCCCGAACTACTTCGGCCAGCAGCGCTTCGGCAGTCGTCGCCCCGTCACGCACGTCGTCGGCCTCCACGTCGTCCGCGGCGAGTGGCGAGAGGCCGTGCTCTCGTACGTCGGCAACCCCCACGAGAACGAACCCGAGGAGACCCGCAAAGCGCGCACGGTAGTGGACGAGGAAGCCGACAGCGCCGACCCAGACTGGCACCGCGCGCTCGACCGGATGCCCGGCTATCTCCGCTACGAGCGCTCGATGCTCCACCGTCTCGACGAGGACGGCGCGGAATCCGGCGACGACTGGCGACACGCGCTCGAAGCCGTGCCGTCGAATCTCCAGAGGTTGTTCGTCAACGCCGCGCAGTCGTACGCCTTCAACCGCATCCTCTCGGAGCGTCTTCGTCGCGGTATCCCGTTCGACAAGCCGGTCGAAGGCGACATCGCGTGTTTCGCCGACCGGGACGCGCCCGAGGGCCTGTTCCGCCCCGACACCGACCGACTGCAGGCGGTGACGGGCCGTCGCGTCGACATCGTGGGCAAGCACTGCGAACGCGGCCGAGCGTTCGTCACCGCGCCGCTGGTCGGGACGGAGACGGAACTCGGTGAGGGGGAACCGGGCCAGATAGAGCGCAAGATTCTGTCGGAACTGGACCTCGAACAGAGCGACTTCGATTTGCCCGGCAACTTCGAGTCGACGGGGACGCGGCGGGCGATTCTGGTTCGGACGCGGATGGAAATCGAGGAACGCCCATTGGATTTCGAGTTCTCGCTGCCGTCGGGGTCGTATGCGACGGCCGTGATGCGCGAGTACACGAAGTCGGGGCCGTTGGATCTCTAACCGACGGCGTTAGCTCGGTGCAGTACCGTCACGCGGGTCGGACGGTGGTCCGCCGCCATCTTTTCGGTCGCGTGCGAGCGACGCCCCGACGAGGAGCAACGGCGCCCCGAGTACCGCGAGGGCGACGGCGTAGACGCCCGTGAAGAGGACGAGAAGCAGGCTCATCCCGGCCACCGGGGTGGTGAGCGGCGACCACGACAATACTGGAAGCGCGAACGCCAACGTCGCCGTCGCAACGCCGAGTTTCCGGTCTCCACGACCGATCGCGTACCCCGCCGGGAGGAGCGCGAACGCTGGAACCACGAATGGAAGACTTGACAGGAGCGCCGTCGTCACGCCGGACGCGTCGAACAGCGCCGCCCCGCCGATAGCCGCGGCGGCGGCGAGACACGTCGCAACGGCCGCCCCCACGAGTACGGTGCGGAACGTCGCGTGTTCGCGGACATCTCCCACCGAGAGCCCGATTCCGATCGCGGCGAGACCGACGCCGATTCCGAACATCGGCGCGTCGAATCCACCCATTCTGAATACGGTGATAGAGAGGAGTGGATACGCTGCTGCGAGCACACCGACCGTGAGGAGGCCGGTCCCCGCGTAGTTCTCGACGCGCTCGAAGTGTCCACTCCGCGTTGAGAGCCACGACACCGCACCCGCGATGCCCGCGACGAGAGTGGCGAAGAACGCGGTCGGCAGACCGACGAACACGCCCAGATTCAGCGCGGCGACCGGGCCGAGTTTCTCGGTGACGGCGAGCGGGCTCAGGACCGCCCCGAAAGCGCTGTCTTCGGGGACGAACGTGACGAAGTCGCCCTCGTCGGCGTCGGTGAACTCGGTGAGCGTCATTCGTCGCCCGTCCTCGGAGACGGTCGAACCGGGGACGGTCCAACCGACGCGCATCCCGTCGGGCGCGACGA from Haloprofundus halobius includes:
- the truD gene encoding tRNA pseudouridine(13) synthase TruD, translating into MREAHPIEREVGMEYYVSDADGIGGELRVAPEDFRVRELEAFDAAPVDADPGAYANLVVRATLRGWDTNDFAVRLSDALGISRERISWAGTKDKHAITTQLFTVRGGDPDDLPEVRDADVEVVGRAGRDISFGDLAGNAFGIRVRDAQNPESVGEITEQLREFGGVESNDGDDSNDDAPVVGVPNYFGQQRFGSRRPVTHVVGLHVVRGEWREAVLSYVGNPHENEPEETRKARTVVDEEADSADPDWHRALDRMPGYLRYERSMLHRLDEDGAESGDDWRHALEAVPSNLQRLFVNAAQSYAFNRILSERLRRGIPFDKPVEGDIACFADRDAPEGLFRPDTDRLQAVTGRRVDIVGKHCERGRAFVTAPLVGTETELGEGEPGQIERKILSELDLEQSDFDLPGNFESTGTRRAILVRTRMEIEERPLDFEFSLPSGSYATAVMREYTKSGPLDL